The sequence below is a genomic window from Streptosporangium lutulentum.
CACAACCTCCGGCCCGCGACAGGATGTCTGAACCGCGGTCGCCGGGGGTGGTATCGGAGACACCTTCCCGAATGTCCGGCTTGGGGCCTTCCCACCGCATGAGCACCGGATTCTGTCGTAACGACCTGCCATGATCAGGCCGCCTGGAACCCACTGCGAAGGGAAACGCGATGAGTGGCACGACAGCGGCGGATTACGTCTGGTTCAACGAGCAGTACGGCGACACCCTGGCCGTCTCGGGATTCTGCGTCACCTTCGTCAAGGACCTGACGCCCGTGGAGGCCCTCAACCAGATCGGCGTCGTCATCGAGGAGGGCGCCGACCCCGACGACATCGACGGTTTCGACGAGTATCCCATCGTCGCGAGCGCGGCCGCCGGGGGAACGATCCTCGTCGAGCAGGGCGGCTACTCGTGCAGCCTGGACGATGTGGCGAACCGTCTCTCCCGGGGCACGGTGACAGCGACGGTGTTCCGCAATGTCAACTTCGACCAGGCATTCATCCAGTCCGAGAACGGCAGCGTGGTCCTCACCTTCGACTCGGACATGCCGTACGACCGTAGCTGCCACTCCGACCGGATGCTGTCGCACATGCGCGACCTCGGCATGCCCCTCGAAGAGTCCGACGCCCCGGACCCGAACTACATCCTGACCGCCTTCGCCCTGGCCGAGCGTGCCACCGGCGTACGGCTGCTGCCCGCCCACATCGACAAGCCCACCCTGCTCGGAACGACCGAGCACCTCTGCTGAAGAACGAGCTCTCCACGGCCCGCGCCATCACCTTGTCCTGGGTACTTGTCAGCATCGTGCTGACGTTGTGCCGACCCACGACGGCCTCACTTTTCCTGAATCGCTTGACGGTCTTGTCCTCGCGGCTCAAACTCACGGTGCGCAAGTTCGTACATGCCCAAAGTCCAGGAGATTCTCATGGCGCTACGGTTCTACGGCAAGGGCGGCAGTCAGACCGAAAGCTGCCCCTCGGTACACGGCGACGACGCCGACGGGAGCCTGGTGATCGTTGGCTGGCCGGTAGAGGACCCTGAAGTGATCGCCAAGATCATGGAGGTGAGCCACATCGAGCCTCATGAGCGCGCGTTTCGGGTACCGAAGGAGCTAAAGAAGGCACTTTGGGAGGCATGCGGTGGCCATGATCCAGACTTTGACTGAGCTGTTCTCGAAGGCCCAGCACTCGGTGACGCACCTGGAGTTACGCGACACCTATGGCTCCGGAGGCCCCGGCTATCGCGCGTGGCGCGAGGGGGCCTCGCTGGAGGCCGCCGCCCAGATAGACGAGCCCTTTGTGGCTCCCTGGGTGGAGTTGGTGCGGTCTACCACGGAGCGCGGGGTTACGTTCCGCCGTGCCCGTGTCATCTCAGAACCGGTCACCAAGTACATCCGTTTCGAGCACGCCGCGACCGGTTACTCCAACCTGGCCGGTGGCGAGCAGGTTCGCTGGCTTCCTCGCCCGCAGGCGAGAGGAATTGCAGTACCGGGATGTGACTTCTGGCAATTCGATGACGGGCCGGTGTGCTGGATCTTCCAGACCGGGGAGGGCGATCCGGCCGGTTACGTCCTGTCGGAGGACCCGGACGAGGCCACGTTGTGCTCCACGGCCTTCGAGGCCGTCTGGGAACTGGCATTCGACCATTCGGAGTACGAGCCCTCCTGACGACCACCCCCGCACGTGTCCAACTCACAGTCCAGTAGCGTCCAGCAGGCGCGACGGGCCATCGCTGACAGGCTACGAGAGGTCCTTCGCGATTCGGGCCTGTCCTCCCGGGCGTTGGCTCGGGAGGCCGGCTGGGAAGAGTCGAAGTGTTCTCGGCTCATCAACGGCCGCACTCCGCCCAGCGATGAGGACATCCGCCTCTGGTGCATTATCTGCGGCGTGCCAGAGGAGATCCCAAATCTGATCGCGGCCAGCCGCAACGCAGAGAGCGCCTACCTGGAATGGCGCCGGGTCAGTCGCAGCCAGAGGCACATGCAGGATCTGGCACTGAAGCTGTTCAGCGAGCCCCAGTACCGCTTCTACAGTTCCAATCTGGTTCCCTGGCCCTTGCAGGTGCCCGCCTACATGCGGGCCATCATGCTTCGCTTCAACGATTTTCATCAGTCCACAGCCAACGATGTCGAGGAAGCTGTAAAAGTGCGGCTGGCCCGTCGCCGCTTTCTGAAGGACGGATCACGCAGCTGCGCCCTGATCATTGAAGAATCGGTACTGCGTAACCGGCTTTTTGATGACGATACGACCCTTGACCAGCTTCGGTATCTGCTGGTCGGGATGCGCCAGCCGAACGTCTCACTCGGCATTATCCCTTCGACTGCCCGTCGCATGCAGAAGCTGACCGAGACGTTCCACATATACGGCGAGAAGACGGTGTCCATCGAGCTGACCTCGGCCATGATCACGATCACCCGGCCGTGGGAGATCGATCTCTATGTGAGGTGCTTCAACAGACTCGCCGGGAGTGCTGTCTACGGGGCCGCCGCCGAGGACATCATCAAGGCAGCCATCGAAGCCCTGGAGTAACTGACGTAGAAACTCGTACACACTCGTTGAGCCCTGGAAACCCCCACTCCTACTGTCTGAGTTATGGCATCCGGACAGACCGTGACGGAGTCCCGCGCTGGGGGACATGAAGAGGAACAGGTCTCCGACGCGACGGCGGAAAAGCACGATCAGGAACTGGCCACCGTGCAGCGATTGCTGAACGTTCGGGGAGTTCGCTCATGCCTCATCCACACGATCGCTTTGAGAATGTTCGGTGATGGTCGGCTGCTTCCCCGGGGAAATCTGGGGCTGTATGCGCCCGAGCTGGTCGTTCGCAGCGGTGCCGGGTGGGGGATCACCACGGTAAGCGTGGGGTCGCGTTCCGGCTGCTTCCTGGTGTCGATGCGCAATGGCAGGGGCATCGAAACGGCGCCGTCCGTGGACCCGGAGAAGGTCGCGGACCTGATTCTCTCCGCTCAATTCGGCGGGAGGGTGTGAGGTGGCGCTCAGAGACTGGGACGTCGTCGGTGACATGGCCCTGCGGCACGTCAACGGACAAGCGATCATCGTCAGGAAGGGCCTTCATGGGAGCCTGCCCGTCGCGGTGGCGGTCTGGGAGGCCAGGGAGCAGCAACTGGTGCAGGCCCGGCTGATCGAGCTGGGAAGGCTTGTGGACGGAGCCATGGACCGCCTGCATGCGCGCAGCATCAAGATCGGCCTGGGTGTCTGAAAAGCCCTCTTCGGGATGGGCTTTCTTCCCTGTTGATAGCCCTAACGGGGCCACAACGCAAAAAACGCCCTCGGACCGTAGGCCGAGGCCATGTCTCAGATGGTCGCCGCGTTGGCGCGAGGCTGCACAGGCGTAGCAGGAACAGCGAGCAAAGCTCAATGAGGAGGAACAATGACAGCGACGGCTGCCCCCTGGGGCTTAACCCGGATGACCGAACGTCTTCCCGCAGATCCATCACCGTATGCCGCATTTCGGCTCGACTCTGACACTCAGATCACCAACTTTTACGACGCGCACGGCGCGATCATAGATATGGGTAAGGACAGCACCAGTTCGACCTACCAGACGATCACCACGTCGAAGGGTGGCGGCGGAGACGGCTCAGGGGGCTCCTCCCCGATGGCAGACGACTCTACAAACGACCACCGGTCGGACTAGCGAATGCCGATCTCACCACAGATCGTATTGGTCATCACGTCAATAGAGGACGCCACCGCCAATCTGGTCATCCGGGCGCTGAACGAGCGTCAGGTACAGGTCGCCCGTGTCGACCCCGCCGATATCGGCGCTGACCTGATGTTCAGCGCCCGCATCGACAAGGACCGCACGAAGTGGACTGGGCGGCTCCGAACGCCGAGTCGTGAGATCACACTGGAGGAGGTCGGGGCGGTGTACTACCGCCGCCCCAGCCTCTGGCGCTTTACGGAGCTGGAGCGGCAAGCTCAGCAGTTCGCCGTGACCGAGGCCAGGCACGGGCTGGGCGGACTGCTGGAGAGCCTGCCGGTCTGCCGCTACGTCAACCACCCCGCCGATATCAGTGAGGCCGATTTCAAAGCCACGCAGCTACAGGTGGCCGCCCAGGTGGGTTTCAAAGTGCCTGCCACGCTGATATCGAACGACCCGGAGGCGATCAGGAAATTCGTCGCTGAACATGAGCCAACCATCTACAAATCGTTCCGAGGCGCTCCGTCTACCCTGGATGGTCATGTCGCTGCGATATGGACACAACGGGTAACCCAGCAAGACCTTGACGACTCCTTGTCCGTGACCGCTCACCTCTTCCAAGAGGAAGTGCGTAAGGTCGCCGACGCCAGGGTGACCGTGATTGGTCGAACCGTGTTCGCGAGCAGAATCACCACCCCCGACGGCGCGCTCGACTGGCGCAGCGGCGATTGGGATGCACTGGTCTACGACGCCATCGACGTGCCCAAGCCGATCAAGGACGCTCTACGCGCCTACCTTGACCACTTCGGCCTGGCATTCGGAGCGTTCGACTTCGCTCTTGAAGCGTGCGATTCCTGGACCTTCATCGAATGTAACCCCAACGGGCAGTGGGGCTGGCTGCCCGGCTCCGATGCGATGGCGCACGCTTTCGCTGATGTTCTGTTGGAAGGATGGTGGCCATGAGCGGCATGGCCGCGAAGCTCCGCCTCGCGCTGGCGGATCAGGTCGGTTCTCCCGGCTGGCACGAGGCACTGGAGGCGGTACCGCGCGAGCCGTTCCTGGGCGAGGCCGTCTATCGGGTCGATGAGACCCGTGCCGATCAGTGGTCCCCTGTCCATCGCGCTGAGGTGACCGAGGAAGAGTGGCTGACCCTGGCCTACACCGACGCGACATGGGTGACCCAGGTGGCAGGAGTCCTGGCCGAAGACGCGACCGGCATCGTGACCGGGTCGCCGAGCTCCTCCTCCACATTCCCCAGCCTGGTCGTGCTGATGCTGGAGGCCGCGCAGATCTCCGAAGGTGACAGGGTGCTGGAGATCGGCACCGGCACCGGCTACTCAACGTCGTTGATGTGCCAGAGACTCGGTCAGGAGGCCGTCACCTCCATCGAGTACGACTCGAAGGTCGCCGATCGGGCCAGAAAAGCGATCGCTGAGGTCGGATACGCACCGACCCTGGTCGTGGGTGACGGGCTCCACGGCTATGACGAAAATGCCGAATACGACCGGCTGATCGCCACCTGCTCGGTTCGGACCATCCCTGCGGCATGGATGCGGCAGGTCCGCAAGGGAGGGACCATCACCGCCCCCATATGGGGCTGGATGAGCGGGGTTGCCTTCGCTCACCTGACCTTGGCCGATGAGGGCAGCGCCAGCGGGCACTTCCTCAAGGAGGATCTCTATTTCATGACCGCCCGATCCCACCTGCCGCCGCCGCGACCTCCCCTGGTGACCGGCACCGGAGATGCCAGCCGATCTAAGATCGATCCGGCGATCCTGGAGGACGAGGCGGCCCTGTTCGTCGCCCAGCTCGCCGCACCGGCCGCCCAGCGGTCCATGGTCGGTGACGTAACGATCCTGTTGGATGTCGGCACCGGGTCACGGGCCGACACCAAGCCCAACCCCGACGGCGGATGGACCGTCCACCAGCACGGCCCCGTACGGCTGTGGGATGCGGTAGAGGAAGCCGTCCTGACTTGGCAGGACGCCGGGTCTCCGCATCAGTCGGCGTTCGGGCTCACCGTCACCCGGGATCGCCAGTATGTCTGGCTGGGCGAGCCGAACGGCCGGTCCTGGGACCTGCCCGCCTAGCTCGCCGAAAGCTCCCCCGGCAGAGGTAACGTCAGACGGTCACCAATTACAGACGTCGGCTCTCAATCAAGTTTCTGCCGGGGGGGGTAACTCGATGCAGCCGGATCGCCCGATCTCCTCGCCTGTGCGGAAGAAGACTTCGGTTGATGAGTTGATCAGAGCCAAACGTGCACGGCCGATCCGTTCTGTCGAGGACCTCACCGCCCATACCTTCGAAAGCGATGAGGAACTGGACGAGTTTTTGGCCTTCATCCACTCCGAGCGTCACTTCGACCTCGTGTAGCGCATCCGATTACCACGAGGCCGGGTGGCTCACGCGGGGCGCAGTGAGCGGCTGACGTCTATCCAGCGGTCCAGGAGGGCCGAGGCCGCGCCGGAGTCGACGGCCTCGGCGGTGCGCTTGCACGCCTGCCGGAGCGCCTCGGTGAGAGCGTCCGGAGCCGGGGCGCCCTCGGCCGCCACGACGGCGGCGGCGGCGTTGAGCAGCACGATGTCACGCACCGGCCCCGGTTCTCCCGCCAGCACCGCCCGGGCGATTCGGGCGTTGTACACGGCGTCCGCGCCGCGGAGATCCTCAAGGGCGACGGGGGCGAGGCCCAGGTCGGCGGGGTCGAACCGGGTCTCGGTCACCGTGCCGTGCCGTACGACCCAGACCGTCGAGGGACCGGACGTGGTGAGCTCGTCCAGCCCGTCGTCGCCGCGGAAGACCAGCGAGGAGCCGCCGCGCCCGGCGAGGACGCCCGCGATGACCGCGGCCATCCGAGAGTGGGCGACGCCGACCGCCTGCGCGCGGGGCCGGGCGGGATTGAGCAGTGGGCCGAGGAAGTTGAACACGGTCGGAATGCCGAGCTCGCGCCTCGGACCGGTCGTGTGCCTCAGCGCCGAGTTGAAGAGCGGGGCGAAGCAGAAGGTGATACCGACCTCCTCGGCGACCTGAGCGGTCTGCTCCGGAGGCAGGGAGATGTCCACGCCCAGTTCCTCCAGGAGGTCCGCCGAACCGGAGGAGGACGAGGCCGCCCTGCCCCCGTGCTTGACCATCTTCACGCCGGCGGCCGCCGCGACGACGGCGGCCATGGTGGAGATGTTGACGGTGTGGGCCTGGTCCCCGCCGGTGCCGACCAGGTCGACCAGGTCGCCGGAGATCTCGATCGGGACGCTGTGGCCGAGCAGGCCCTCGGCGAGCCCGGACACCTCGGCGACGGTCTCCCCCTTGGCCCGCAGGGCGACGGCGAATCCGGCGATCTGCGCGCCGGTCGCCGCACCGGTCCTGATCTGGTCCGTCGCCCACGCGATCCGGGCGGCCGACAGCGACTCGCCGTCGAGGAGCGCGCCGAGAAGCGCGGACCAGGTCGTACGGCCCACCGGCGGGCTGGATTGTGCTGCGGTCATCTCTGACGTCTCCGATGTCGAGGACTCGACGCGACGGCTGCCCTCGGAAACGACGACGGCCGCCTCGTCGAGGCGGCCGATGGTGCGCTGGAACCCGGGACCGCCTACGAGGCGGGCCACCACTGGTTCGAACGCGTAGTCACGGTGGAAAAGGTACACCAGGCCCCCGGACCGAGGCAGGCCGAGGCCCGCTACGAACCCGTCCCGGACGCATTCATCCGGTTTCCCGGAGGGTATGTCGACATCAAGTATCTTGACATCGAGACTATCTTCGTGCAGACTCTCCCCCGATGTTTAATCTCTTGATATCGAGATATATTCGATGAGGCGGGAGACACGGCGCCACACAGGGGCGAGCAGGGCCTGACAGGGCGGCTGCGCGATCCGCCGGGCGTCCGCAACGCACGGATCATGCTGCCCGCCCTGACCACGGACCGGACCGGCCCGGGGCTGTGAGCCTCGTCCCCGATCTCCGTTCTCCGTGGGAGGGCGCCCGGACGAAGGAAGAACATGAACGACGTCACCGAATTCGAGGACATCCCCCCGACCACGCTCGCCGATGTCCTGGGACGCGAGCAGGTCATGGATATCGGCATTCGCCCACTGTGGCCCTCGATCCGGCGAGTCGCCGGCCCGGCGTTCACCGTACGGTGCCCTCCGGGTGACAACCTCATGCTTCACGCGGCCATCTATCGCGCGGAGCCCGGCTCGATCATCGTCGTCGAAGCGGGTGACGTGGACTACGCCGTCGCCGGAGGGAACGTCTGTGCCGTCGCTCAACGTCGGGGGATCGCGGCGTTCGTGGTCGACGGGGTGATCCGTGACCTCGCCGAGGTGCGCGAGATGGACTTTCCCGTCTTCGCCAGGGGAGTCATCCCCGTGCCCGGAACCAAGGCGGCCGTCGGGCCGCTCAACGGCCGGGTGCGGTGCGGCGGGGTGGACGTGAGGGCCGGCGACGTCGTGGTGGCCGACGAAGAGGGCATCGTGGTCACTCCCGGCGCCCGTCGGGAGCAGGTGCTCCTCGACGCTCAGACGAGGCTGGCCAAGGAGGCCGGCGAAACCCTCGACGCGTGGGAGGCCGCGCATCGCGCCCGCATCGACAAGATCCTGGGCGAGAACGGCTTCGAATAAAGCAGCCGCGGTTGCGGGCTGTCCGGCATGCGCCGAGCGTGCGCGCCTCGGGTCTGTGGCGTCGTGGCCGGCGCGACGTGGTCCCTACCGAGTCGTCCGGCGATCAGGTGCGGCGCTTGAGCTGCCGGAGGGTGTAACCGTTGCCCGCCGGCTCCAGGGGCTTGGTGGCCTGCTTGAAGAGATACTCGGCCCGTTCGTAGGACAGGCGGCCTCGGCCCGTCTCCGGGCACAGATCTGCCCGCGCCGGGGTACGGGACGGCCCGGGCCTGCGGTCGGCGAGGAACAGGGGACCCCGGGTCCGGCCGCCGACCAGGTCGGGCAGGAGCCGGGCGGTCCCGGAACGCCAGCTCACCCAGGTGTCGCCCGCGCGGGCCCGGCGGTCGTCCAGGTCCAGGTCCTCGACGTTCAGGGACAGGACGGTCCTCACCCCGGCCGCCGACTCGTGCAGGAGCCGCCACAGGGTCCGTTCGCGCAGAGGCAGGTCGGGGCGGCTCCAGAGCGCCTGGAGCTGTGCCGAGCCGATCGTCTCCGTCCGGGGACGGGTCTCGGCACGCCGGTCGAGACCCGCCGCGAGGTGGTCCGAAGACGTCCAGGCGCCGAACGACCGGACGGCCGACCGGTGCCTGTTCCACGTCTTGGCCGCCGCCTCACCCCAGGCCATCGCGAACGCCCGCGCCACCTGGTCGGCGGTCAGGGAGGCCAGCGGCGTCTGATCGCCCAGGGTCAGGCAGAGGCGCCGCAGAGTCTGCCCGTACGAGCGGATCGTCTCGGCGTCCAGGTCGTCGCGTCCCAGGAAACTCCGAGCGGCCCGCCCGAGGGTGACGCCCTGCGCGCCGGGCACCGCGATCCCGTCCGCCCGGCGGCGCAGAAAGGCGCGTTCGGCGACGTTCCTGGTGAGAGACGCGGCCCGCTCGAACTCCCGCCGCGCCTCTTCGTGCCGGCCCAACCGGACCAGGAGATCGCCCCGGACCCCCGGCAGAAGGTGGTAATCCTGCAACGCGGGGTCGCCGGTCAAGGAGTCGACCAGGGCGAGCCCCGCCTGCGGCCCATGCGCCATCCCGAGCGCCACCGCCCGGTTGAGCTGCACGATCGGCGTCGGCAGCAGCCGGGCCAGCGCCTCGTACAGGGCCGCGATCTGTGGCCAGTCGGTGGCCTCGGGGGTCCGTGCCTGCGCGTGGCACACGGCGATCGCCGCCTGCAGCACGTACAGGCCGGGTGTGCCGCCGATCTCCCGTGCTCGCAGCATCGCGATGAAACCACGGCGGATGAGGAGCTGATCCCAGCGCCCCCGGTTCTGCTCGTGCAGCTGGACGGGTTCGCCCGAGGGCCCGATCCTCGCGGCGGAGCGGGACGCCTGGATCTCCATCAGCGCGACCAGCCCGTGCACCTCGGCCTCGTACGGCACCAGCTCGGCCAGCAGCCGGCCCAGCCGCAGTGCCTCGAGGCAGAGCCCCGGCCTCATCAGATCGTCCCCGGACGTCGCCGAATACCCCTCGTTGAAGATCAGGTAGATGACCTCGATCACCGACGACAGGCGCTCGGCCAGCTCCGAGCCGTCCGGCAGCTCGAACGGCACCCGCTCCTCGGCCAGCGTCCGCTTCGCCCCGGCGATGCGCTGGGCGATCCTCGGCTCGTTGACGAGGAACGCCCGGGCGATCTCCTCGGCCGTCAGACCGCCGAGGAGCCGAAGCGTCAGCGCGACCCGCGCCTCGGTCGGCAGCACCGGATGGCAGGAGATGAACATCAGCCGCAGGATGTCGTCCTGCTCGGGATCCTGCGGCTGTTCCAGCTCGTGGGCGAGCTGCTCGTGCTTGCGCTCAAGACGCCGGGAGCGCCGGAGGTGATCGATGGCGCGGCGCTTGGCGACGGCCATCAGCCAGGCGCCGGGGTTGCCGGGGACACCCGACTCGGGCCACTGTTCGAGCGCGGAGACGAGCGCGTCCTGAGCCAGCTCCTCGGCGAGGCCGACGTCGTGCACCATCCGCGTGAGCCCAGCGATGATCTTTGCCGACTCGAGTTTCCAGAGCGCGTCGATGGTGCGATGGACGTTCGTCACCGCCTGATGACAGCACCGTCCCGGCTCGCCCGCAAGCCGGGACGGTGCCGTGGGCGGCTCAGGGGCCGAAGACCTGCTGCATGATGCTCTCGCCGTCACCGACGATCCTGCGGAAGCGCCGGGCCAGCTCGATCGCCTCCTCCTTGGAACGGACCTCGATCAGCGCGAAGCCGACCACGGCCTCCTTGGCCTCGGCGAACGGCCCGTCGGTCATCGTGATCGTGTCGCCGGAGGATGTGATGCGGACACCGCCCGGCTCAAGGCCACCGGTGGCCAGTAGTGCACCCGCCGCGGTCAGCTCCTCGACGAACTTGGCCATCTCGACGTACAGCTTCTCGTCGGGGGCGGTGTCGGAGGCCTTGGACATCATCAGGTAGCGCATGAATTCTCTCCTTCGGTTTTGTTGCTCTGCCTACGCGTCGAACAACCCAATGTGACAGGGAACGCGATCATTCCCTGTCACATCACCGGATCGACGTGTGAGCGAGAACCGAAGAAGACGAACCTCAGAAAGGCCTCGGCCATGACCGCCGTCCAGCTTCCCGCCGCCACCACCCCCGCCTCGGCCCCCACCACCCGCTTGCTGCTCACCTGCGCGGTCGTCTCGGCGCCCCTGTGGGCGGTCGTCTCCCTGGCCCAGGCCGCCACCCGTGAGGGCTTCGACCTGATCCGCCATCCGCTGAGCGTGCTGAGCAGCGGCTCCCTCGGCTGGCTGCAGATCACCAACTTCCTGGTCGCCGGCGTCCTGACCGTCGCCGGGGCGACCGGCCTGCGCCGGGCCATGCACGGTTCCCCCGGAGGCACGTGGGCGCCCCGGCTGGTCCTGGTCAACGGCATCGGCATGATCGCCGCGGGGGTCTTCGTCATGGACCCGGCCGACGGCTTCCCCGTCGGCACCCCCTCCGGGATGCCCGAGACGCTCACCTGGCACTCCTACGGCCACATGGCCTCCGGCTCGATCGCCTTCATCGCCCTGATCGCCGCCTGCTACGTCCTGGGCCGCCACTTCAGTCGCGCCGGGAACCGCGGTCATGCCGTCGCCTCCCGCGTCGCCGGCACCGCCCTTCTGCTCGGCAACGGCTGGTCGATGACCGGCGGCAAGGCCGGATCCCTGACCTTGGCCGTCGGCGCCATCACCGCGATGCTCTGGATCTCCGTGGTCGCCGTCCGATACCGTCGCGGCCTCTGAACCTCCCTCCGGGAAGCGAGAGGAACCGGCTCCGCATCGAGCACGACCGGTGAGACGGAGGGCCGGGATCAGAAGCTGCAGCGCTGGGGGGCGTCGAAGTGAGGCGGCGGGCCGGTGAGCGCCGACCGCACCGACCGCTCCAGGACGGACAGATCCGGGCCGCGCAGGCGCAGGGGCGCCACCAGGCCGGCCTCCGTGTTGCTGATGAAACGCGGCGGACCCCCGTGCTTGTATCCACGGCTGTGGAACAGGAAGGGGTGCGCGAGGACCACGTCGCCCGCCTCCCCGGTCAGTTCGTGGAAGTTGCCGATGGGCTCGGCCAGGACCTCTTCGAACAGCTCCAGGTGGGTGAGCCCGCCGGGATGCTCACCGAGCACCTGTGCCGTGCGCCGATGGGACCCCTCCGACACGAGGGTCCCGCCGCCCCGGGGTGCGACGTCGGAGAAGAGCCCGATCAGCAGCAGGCCCTGGTGCTGGGCATCGATCGTGTGCCGGAACCAGTTGCCGTCGATGTGCCACCCCGAAGGGGGAACGGCGTACGGGAGCCGGGCACCGTAGGAGAAGTTGACCGGCCAGAAGCCCCACCCGCGGATGCCTCGCCAGCGCCCCTCGCCGATGAGCTCCTCGACGGCGGCCACGAGCCTGTCCGTGAAGCAGTCGAGCACCTCGGGGACGGCGAGCCGTTCCTCGATGTCGTAGACCTCCGGCCAGGTGGCGGGGTCGTCCTCACGGATACCGGCCTTCTCCTCCATCCGCCGCCACACGCGGGCTCGCGCGGCCGAGGCCCGCCAGGCGTCGAAGGCTCCGGGCAGGACGCAGAAGCCGCGCTCGACGAAGGCGTCCAGATCCGCTTTCCGCAGGACACTCACCAGTAGAGGCTCCAGCGTCCCGAGCACCACACCCCGTGGCCCTGCAGGGTCAGGCGCTCGTCGTCGGGCTCCACCCGGGCGCATGGCGCCACCTGGTGAAGGATGTGCCCGGAGTGCATGACGAGGCGGCCCGCCGTGTAGGCCACGTACTGGCGGGGGTGGAAGCGCTGCAGGTCGGACGCCCCGTCTATCCATCCCCTGTCCAGCGCCTCCCGGAACTCCTCGTAGGTGGCCTCCCAGACGTTCAGCCCGCCGCCGGCTTCCGGCAGGCGCAGGGGAAGCGTGAACGAGATCAGCCTCGACAGATCGGTGCCCGGCGGCCACTCCATCTCGCGGTACTGCATGTCGAAGTGGATCGGCGCCTTGGGCTTGGTGAACACCGCGGGCGCCAGCCACACGTGGAACCCGGGAAGAGCCAGGTTCTCCGGATAGTGCACGGGCTCCTTGAGGTGCTCTTCGAGCATCCCGGCCAGCCGTTCGTACAGCCAGCCGAACCGCTCCCACAGGACGGGCCGGTCGGCCCGCGCGTGGGCGTAGTAGCCGCCGCCTTCGGGATTCTCCGCGAGGTCCAGGTAGCTGGGCGATCCCAGGGTGAAGAACGAGGCCGGTTCGAGCCCCCGGGGCATCCAGCTCGAACGCAGCGCGTACACGTCCTGCCTGACCCGCGCGCTCTGTTCCTCGTCCAGCACGTCCAGAGAGGTGATCATGATTTCTCTCCCGTCAGAAGGCCGACCAGTGATTCGCTGATGGCGCCGCCCGCCCTGCGGTCGTACCAGTCGTAACCCGGCATGGGATTGACCTCCAGGCACCAGTGG
It includes:
- the tgmB gene encoding ATP-grasp ribosomal peptide maturase, yielding MPISPQIVLVITSIEDATANLVIRALNERQVQVARVDPADIGADLMFSARIDKDRTKWTGRLRTPSREITLEEVGAVYYRRPSLWRFTELERQAQQFAVTEARHGLGGLLESLPVCRYVNHPADISEADFKATQLQVAAQVGFKVPATLISNDPEAIRKFVAEHEPTIYKSFRGAPSTLDGHVAAIWTQRVTQQDLDDSLSVTAHLFQEEVRKVADARVTVIGRTVFASRITTPDGALDWRSGDWDALVYDAIDVPKPIKDALRAYLDHFGLAFGAFDFALEACDSWTFIECNPNGQWGWLPGSDAMAHAFADVLLEGWWP
- the tgmC gene encoding ATP-grasp peptide maturase system methyltransferase, translating into MSGMAAKLRLALADQVGSPGWHEALEAVPREPFLGEAVYRVDETRADQWSPVHRAEVTEEEWLTLAYTDATWVTQVAGVLAEDATGIVTGSPSSSSTFPSLVVLMLEAAQISEGDRVLEIGTGTGYSTSLMCQRLGQEAVTSIEYDSKVADRARKAIAEVGYAPTLVVGDGLHGYDENAEYDRLIATCSVRTIPAAWMRQVRKGGTITAPIWGWMSGVAFAHLTLADEGSASGHFLKEDLYFMTARSHLPPPRPPLVTGTGDASRSKIDPAILEDEAALFVAQLAAPAAQRSMVGDVTILLDVGTGSRADTKPNPDGGWTVHQHGPVRLWDAVEEAVLTWQDAGSPHQSAFGLTVTRDRQYVWLGEPNGRSWDLPA
- a CDS encoding DUF6461 domain-containing protein, giving the protein MSGTTAADYVWFNEQYGDTLAVSGFCVTFVKDLTPVEALNQIGVVIEEGADPDDIDGFDEYPIVASAAAGGTILVEQGGYSCSLDDVANRLSRGTVTATVFRNVNFDQAFIQSENGSVVLTFDSDMPYDRSCHSDRMLSHMRDLGMPLEESDAPDPNYILTAFALAERATGVRLLPAHIDKPTLLGTTEHLC
- a CDS encoding YciI family protein; this encodes MRYLMMSKASDTAPDEKLYVEMAKFVEELTAAGALLATGGLEPGGVRITSSGDTITMTDGPFAEAKEAVVGFALIEVRSKEEAIELARRFRRIVGDGESIMQQVFGP
- a CDS encoding DUF5753 domain-containing protein translates to MPEEIPNLIAASRNAESAYLEWRRVSRSQRHMQDLALKLFSEPQYRFYSSNLVPWPLQVPAYMRAIMLRFNDFHQSTANDVEEAVKVRLARRRFLKDGSRSCALIIEESVLRNRLFDDDTTLDQLRYLLVGMRQPNVSLGIIPSTARRMQKLTETFHIYGEKTVSIELTSAMITITRPWEIDLYVRCFNRLAGSAVYGAAAEDIIKAAIEALE
- a CDS encoding RraA family protein; the protein is MNDVTEFEDIPPTTLADVLGREQVMDIGIRPLWPSIRRVAGPAFTVRCPPGDNLMLHAAIYRAEPGSIIVVEAGDVDYAVAGGNVCAVAQRRGIAAFVVDGVIRDLAEVREMDFPVFARGVIPVPGTKAAVGPLNGRVRCGGVDVRAGDVVVADEEGIVVTPGARREQVLLDAQTRLAKEAGETLDAWEAAHRARIDKILGENGFE
- a CDS encoding DUF6879 family protein, yielding MTELFSKAQHSVTHLELRDTYGSGGPGYRAWREGASLEAAAQIDEPFVAPWVELVRSTTERGVTFRRARVISEPVTKYIRFEHAATGYSNLAGGEQVRWLPRPQARGIAVPGCDFWQFDDGPVCWIFQTGEGDPAGYVLSEDPDEATLCSTAFEAVWELAFDHSEYEPS
- the trpD gene encoding anthranilate phosphoribosyltransferase, with product MTAAQSSPPVGRTTWSALLGALLDGESLSAARIAWATDQIRTGAATGAQIAGFAVALRAKGETVAEVSGLAEGLLGHSVPIEISGDLVDLVGTGGDQAHTVNISTMAAVVAAAAGVKMVKHGGRAASSSSGSADLLEELGVDISLPPEQTAQVAEEVGITFCFAPLFNSALRHTTGPRRELGIPTVFNFLGPLLNPARPRAQAVGVAHSRMAAVIAGVLAGRGGSSLVFRGDDGLDELTTSGPSTVWVVRHGTVTETRFDPADLGLAPVALEDLRGADAVYNARIARAVLAGEPGPVRDIVLLNAAAAVVAAEGAPAPDALTEALRQACKRTAEAVDSGAASALLDRWIDVSRSLRPA
- a CDS encoding site-specific integrase, yielding MPGAQGVTLGRAARSFLGRDDLDAETIRSYGQTLRRLCLTLGDQTPLASLTADQVARAFAMAWGEAAAKTWNRHRSAVRSFGAWTSSDHLAAGLDRRAETRPRTETIGSAQLQALWSRPDLPLRERTLWRLLHESAAGVRTVLSLNVEDLDLDDRRARAGDTWVSWRSGTARLLPDLVGGRTRGPLFLADRRPGPSRTPARADLCPETGRGRLSYERAEYLFKQATKPLEPAGNGYTLRQLKRRT
- the tgmA gene encoding putative ATP-grasp-modified RiPP, giving the protein MTATAAPWGLTRMTERLPADPSPYAAFRLDSDTQITNFYDAHGAIIDMGKDSTSSTYQTITTSKGGGGDGSGGSSPMADDSTNDHRSD